From the genome of Brachionichthys hirsutus isolate HB-005 chromosome 9, CSIRO-AGI_Bhir_v1, whole genome shotgun sequence:
TTAAGTTAGTTCGCCGCCTCCTGGAATCGTCTCTCAGCTCCCGTGTCGCTTCTGTTCCTCAGCGCCTTCACCGTGCAGCTGTACGACGATGAGCGGCAGTTACGGCTTTTCCCTTCCCTGTGAGTTTAGCCCGAATTAAGATGAACTGCAGTCCAGACGTCTTCATGGGGAGATTGACCGTTGTCCACAAAGCATCACTAAGGTGGTGTGATGCTGAATCATCATGTATGATACCCAGGAGGCCCAgcggcagacaggaagtcatccaGCTGATGGGGATGATGGACGGCATGCTGCTGAAGGCTGGGATTGATCAGAAGAGCGAGGAGCTGACTGAACTTTCCCAGGTAAGAGAGATAAGTTTACGGTAAACGAATCTAATCTAACGCAGGAGCAACATTCTGTCGCTACgtttaatttgaaaaaaaatatgcacATGACGTGCGAAGTACTTAGAGTATAGCAAACAGTAGAATGAAATGAGCAACTGAACGTCTACAGATAGAAGGGCTGCTGGAGCTGGTGCAGGTGGAGCAGAATATCTACAACATTGTTTTCCATGAGGTCATCAGGCAGGTCAGCGTGGACTGCGCCGAGCGAGGGCAGCTGCTCGCCAAAGTCAGGTGAGCAGCCATTCCACGAGGACAGCGCTCGCTCTGGACGCCGCAGCCGCGGTTGTAAATTGAGGTTTTCTCCCCCCGCCAGGCAGCGCTACCGGTCCCTGCTTGAGCGAATCCCCTCCCGTCTTAAGGCTCTGCACACCGAGGCGGTAGCACAGCGGGCTCTGGGCCGCCGGCTCACCGGGGAGATCCACCGCATCAGGACGTCCATCCAGCAGCTCAGCATGTATGTAAGGGAGGTTCTATTTCAAAGGGGAAATGCAAAATGTGAGAAATGAACATCTGAGTCATCTCCTGCCACAGGGAACTATCCAGAATCAGAGACCACGAAGCCTTCGCTTCTCAGCAAGCCAAGCATGCTCACCAGCGGCTGGCTGAGGCGCtggagcagacacacaccaactCCGAGTCAGTCCCACGTTTACATCCAGTTGTGTTCCAAAAATACAACAGCGTGAacattgtattatttaaaacaaacatgcatctgTAATTATTACTGTTACATTGAATTTAAGAGGCTGGAATGAGCGTTTCCTCTGATATGGAGCTGCTCAGTGAGTGTGTAGTGAGGAAGGGCCGTTTCCAGTGTCACGCAGGGCTACCACGAGCTCTACGAGCTGCAAAGGGCTCGCCTCGAGGCGCAGCTGCTGCGGATGACGGAGGAAAGAGACTACTGGAGTCAGGTCACCTTCAGCCTCGCCCTCAAGGTGTGTGATTCCTGATTAGGGCAACAACATCGCTGCTCTTCATCTGTTAGCGTCCATAGGATAGTGGCTGTTTTTACCTCAGCCAAGGAGGCTCGGGTTTTGACGGCGTTTtgctgtttgttagcaggattacgggaaaaactgctggatggatctgttTTTTCAGTATTGAATATATAATTGATAACCGACTATGAGTTCCTTGTGCTTTTCTGTGATTGTCAGGTGATCAgcatgaagaagctgcagctcaTCAGTCAGCTGCATGTCATCAAGCAGAGCTGGTTCAAGACGGCAGAGAATGTAATCCTTTATCTGGCTTCAAAGGTAGCATCTGAACCGTTCCTCTACTGATCCTCGCTCAACGACGCAGATCACAGCTGTGTGATGACAGTCAGTGACCGTCCTTCCTGTAGGACACGGCGGACATGGACAGCATCATGGGGTTCACCGACCAATGGAAGGAGCAGCTGACTGCTTTCATGTCGCAGCTGAAGAAGTCTGAGCAGGCTCAGTGCCAACAGCTCGGTGCCCTCCAGCAAGGCATCGCCCGGTGGCACGATTTCTGCACCGCGCAGAGCAAGTAAGAACAAGCTGGAGGTGATTTCATATTTGGGTGAACATTTCCGTTTTGTACTGAAGTTGTGATCGAATTTACATGAAAACTTGAGTGTAGTGTAAATATTCAACAAAATCTTTCTCTATTTCAAAGCTGTTCTAACCCGAAATATGAGAAGCATTTACTGGACAAGATTCATGCTGATCTGAAGGCGTGGTCAAATGTAAGACGTTcacttcttttgtgtgtgttttcctggtGTGGTCTTTACTCTTATCTATGTATCTGAAATATGTCATCCATCTTGTATACCTCATTGAATTTAAGGAGTTCTATGAGATATTGTTCATTACAGACATCGGCCCTCCTGTGTGAGCGCTACCAGGGTGAGGAACTTCTTTGCTGCCAAGAGACTCTGAGAGAGCTTGAACGTCtccagaaaacatttctgaacGCGAGCCTTCAACTGTTCAGGAGACACGCGTCTCCTCATGGTGACCCGCCTACAGACCAGCAGGAGATCAGAGAACTGGACCGGGTCCTGTCTGAGAACTTCAAACAACTGGACATGCGAGTCAGCGGAGACGATGGTGAGTGATCACAGAGAGGCAATGTTTTTGCTCCACAGTAGCATAAATGAATATTTCTGACGGCTGCAGAGTCACCAGGATGCCAGAGTGGGTTTTTAGCAGGTCTTTTTGTGGGGTAAAGTCCTGAAGATGTGCCGAAACTGATTCCAGCCACGTTTCAGGGACTCGTAGACAGATCTCGTCACTGCGTGGGATGATTGAGTCCTGGGTCTCCAAGCTCGGCAGGGCGATTGGGCAGCCAGAAAGGAtgtctgcctctgattggctgaagctAGAGGAGGCGCTGTGCAGCTGGCAGAGTTTGACTGAAAACACTCTACAGAATGTCTCCCACACGCAAACAGAGGACGGAAAGGACAAACACAAGCCTGACGCACTGTATGTTTTTTCATTCAGCGGCTATCCTGAATTggaatcaaataaatacaaacatttctACGGTTGAAACTAAACATGCATGAGATTGCATATTGAGTTTTAAATATTAGGCAGATACtaactcttttattttttttcctgttgtgcATTTTTGTTGGAACAGCACCGCAGTAGAAAATGCGTTTAAACAAGTGCAGGAGTTCACAGCCAGCCTGTCCAGCTTCACCGACGGTGAGACGCAGAGGCTCGGTGAGGAGGTGAGTGTGATCGAATGTAATGCGTTTCATGTATGCCTCATCAGGTGATGAATAGATACGTTCAGCGTGTGTCTCTCTCACCAGGTCGGTTCCATTCACATGGCTCAGACCCGGTGGATGTTGGAGCTTTTGCTCCTCGTGGCGCCCGATCACAACGAGGATCAGAACCCAGACCGGGGACATCACATCTCACTGCAGACCCTGGACGAGAGCGCCAAGAGGCTGGCTGAAAAAGTCAACAACTTTTCTGCACGCATCACAAGGTACAGTTGTTAACCTGTCACACGTGCCAGCAGCTAACTCCAATAGCTCATAGTAAATATTATCTTAGACAAGTTAATCCTACAGGGGGCAGCAACGACTTGCTTACGTGTGAAAGTGATTGGGACAGAAGAAGAGTCTACTCATTAGGATACATTTCCTTCTGATTCCAGCTCCATCAAGCTGATCCTGGCggagcagatgctgcagaacacgCATGAAATTGAAGGAGAAAACGAGATGAATGAGTGCAAAAAGCTGCAGGTGAATGAGGAACAGTGAAGAATTCATGTTCTTGTTATGGATATTGGGCCTGCATGATGTTGCATTTCACTGATTTTATAGAAATAACTCCTATGAAATCAAATCTGGTGAatccagatttttattttgatcaaATAATAAAGCACGTTCATAGATTCCATCCCCCGaaatatgtgtctgtgtgtccctcGGCTTCAGAGGGAGTGCGTTGACTGGGTGGACACCTGCCTCACCCTGCTGTTGAGAGTGAAAGGTGACAGACTGGCTGACACCACCTCCCACAGCGATGTCCCGGTCTCTGCAGCCGACAGCACGGAGACCCTGGTGAAGAGTTATTTTCTCTTATTATGATTATACTTGCATGAAAATAATGATGAGAGCAGCGATGGCGTTCTTCATATTTCTCCATAGGACACTGCTGAAGGACGTAAAACAGGCCGAGAAGTTTGTCAGGTACGTAAACGTACACTATAAATAATTACGGCCTGCTCCGTGTGATGATTGCACAACACTAAGGGGCTAAAACTGAACAGTGCTGCCGTCTTGTAGGGGCAGCTAACGGTTCACGAGAGCCCAGTGGTGAAGCTGATTAGCTTTGATGGAAGCATTGAGGAAAAAAAGTTGGTTGAGAGCAGCGTCCACGTGAATGGGGTCAGACAACTGGATCACACATTCAATGCCCAATGTTACCGTCGTTCACGTCATGTGGGATTGAGCAAagtgcctgtctgtctctccaacCGTCTGTCTCTCAGACTGAGGTGCTGGTCATGTCTCCGGTGACCGATGGAGCCCAGAGAGCTTTTAGCGATCTCACCACAGTAGGAttactgcagcaggaactgtaGTAGGTTGACTCTCTCATCTGGGAATTAACTGGGGGGCAACGAGCTAGCTTTAGTCGCAATTACCACCATGGATGGGAAAATTCATTCTTTTGTATTACAGCTCATAATTACCAAAGAACATTGAAATAATTTCAATTTATATCCAAAATTTCTGTGAAAAATCAGAAGTACAGAAGTGactgctgcaaaccaaattTCCCTACGAGGAACACACTaataaagtgaagtgaagaGGATGTCGGTTGATTTCCGCTCATGTGTTTGTCAGTGATTCAGAGCGCCGGGTCCAGCGTGCCGAGCAGCGAGCCATGGAGGCCGAAGACGCCCTGCAGGCAGCCCTGCTCAGGATTCAGGACCTGGGGAGGCAGCTGCAGGGTCGCCCCACTCTGGAGCCCGCAAGTATTAAAGCTACCTGAACTGACCTTATTCAAATTCAACACAGTATtaattcactttttattttattttattgcagagGTAAAGGAAACGTCACCGCCTCCTCCACAcccagtaacaccagcagcaccaccaAAGGAAGCCACAGCTGAAGCCAAACCAACCGGCATCATCCAAAAGACCAAGAAATGATCTGGCATGCACGTGACAATGAGACATCCCAACTTCCTCTGACCTTTAgggctttgtgttttctttaaaaaatatataccaaAAATGACCAGCTAAAGTCACTCCCTTGAAAGCCAATAAGGGACAAGAAAACTCAAGAGGCAGAGCTGAAGGTTATATATTATTCCGTTTGGCTGCTGTGCATGAATATTTTGACCCTGAGATTGcttctatttttgtgtttatttctctgtcaCAGCTTCAGTTACCATTTAATACATAATGTCAGTCATACAGGTATAAACTTCATTGTCCCGTACGTTAAGGGGAGTTGAAGATGGAGAGAGCGCAACTCTTTTTGACGCTGGAGGACAAGTGTCTGACATCACTGAGTGAATCTGTTTGTTCGTTTGTGGTTTCTTTCCATATTCGTTTTTGCTTCCTTCCAAATATAAGGGTCAAggtcagcactggacagctccataggttgCCGGGTACATacggagctgtccagtgctgatcctgaaagtgacgtcttttccgcggcattgactctgggaatgttctttatcttgcccacttcggttgtttgttttttttggtttgtgcatgtccatgacaagacaaggtggtggcattttggttttgctttgattttgtatcgattatctttgttcctgtgtgatgattgcatttgaatggaacttttccacattattagatgtgttaatttattcccatcactaactttggttcatacttaggagttttctcatttacagtatggctttatctctaacaatttttaagctTCAGTAAATTCCTGGTGGTTTGAGCCAGAGGGTCCATGCCGAATGATGAGTGTACATCTATGGACCATgggtcaaaaaataaaaaataaaactgttaatAGTGACAATAAAAAGTTGCgtttgaaataaacattcacGTTTGGGTGATTCTCAATAAGGACTGCGAAGAGATGTGGCGCGATAGCGGCGtatggccagcagggggcgctaacGACTAAAGAGCGCACTGACTGCAGTGTTTCTGGAGAAACAGAGCGAGAGGAGGAACTTCAACGGGCACAGGTGTTCGGGTCTcagcatttacatttcaaaaacgGCGGTCGTGAAATTAATTACTCTGCATTATtaatataaaagtaaaaacactttagaaagTACGCGCACTGAACTGAACCGTTACGTACGTAGTTTAACGGCGCCTTAATCAGCAAATAGAAACTCCGTCTCTGCTAATTGACGCTCAGGTTAATGTTAGCCGGGTAGCTAACGCCTGGCTAGCTAGCACCGAGTCAATATTATGGCGCTGCTTGATAGCTGCTAGCAACATTTGTGGAACGAGTGCAGGAAAGCGATCATAAACGTAAAAAACGAAACGTTTAAAACaattgtgcattaaaaaaaaaaaaaaaaacctgagtaATGTTCCAGCTGTGCTAAAGGTTGGCTAGCTTGATTGTAGCTAAATATGGACTTGCCATGTTTCTGTTTCGTGCATTGCAAAGACGTTTACTTGTCAAAGCATCCAAAGTCAAATCATTTGGAGATCAATATGAACCCTCATCTGCATTTTCCTCCTGTCATTTACCCTCTTGGTGTGTTTTCCAGGTTGGGAAGGCAAAATGGATCAAGAAAAGCTCTTGAAACAGCTGAAGATGAATGTTCGATCCTTGCTTATTTCTAATAAGCTTGGTTTGGACCCCGATCAGCTCAGGCGGGACTACTGCTCCATGTTGGGGCATCCCATGCCCCTTAAGCAGCTGGGCTTCCGCCACGTCATGGATATGGTGAAGGAGATGCCTGATGTGGTGTCTGTGAACATCAGGGCTGATGGCACTATATCCTTAAAGGGTAAGAGGCCCCTTTGTGGtaaaatcaaaataataatctgCCTCTAAAATACCTTAAGATGTCATTCTATTATATGTTTCTGCCATCACAGCGGTAGGCGCCGAgtccaccagaaacatgcagcagctGGTAGCAAATCAGCGCACGTCGaaggtggagaggaagaggagcggttTCAACGCCTACTCGTTCGCTAACCCGCCCACCCCAGCGGTCCCCCCCAGAAGAGGCCGTGCTCCTGTGGCTGTCCCCGCCCAGCTGAAAGCACAGCTCCGCACGCTCCTCTCCAAGGTATGGGAATAGTTTGTTGGTCAgagttgtgttttcttttcttttgtgttgcccatcctgtattttttatttttttttattgacgtGGGATGTCTCAGGAATGTGGTACATATTTCAACTTGGTCTCAGAATACTTGTCGGTTTAGTGATGCTGCCGTTTTGCAGAGAAATGCACTTAATAGCTTTTCTTAAGTCTTCACCACGTTGCGTGTGTCTGGACAGTCAGACATCTACTTGACTTGTGCATGGAGGCACAAAGTGGTAATGAATGAATacttttttgtattcatttattgtgTACATCCTCCATCATGTTTGTGCCATTTATGTTTCTTGCATTGAGTAAAAGCTGTTCAAATCGAATCCGGCTCTCATTTCCATATAATAACGAACCGGATTAAATTAGTGAGGCGCTGTACATGCCCGACGGGCtgcgtgtgtgttctctctcctAGGGTGGAATTCGGCTTTCTGAACTGGAGGCCTCCTACTGGTCTTCCTTCGGTGTCCCATTGCGTCCTCACAGCTATGGATTTTATTCCATTGGAGAGTTGCTGAAGGCGGCAGGAGACCTGGTCGCGATCTCCCAAAGCAACCTGGGCTCCGTTGTGACCCTAAAGCAAAACGTGTGGCCGCGGCCGCCGAGTACGTCGCTCAACCCGTCGAAGACGATGCAAGTCAAACAGCCGTTGGCAACGAGAACCCAGGAGTCGAGCCCAGGTGTGTTATTGTGAGGTGGTGAACCCGATTCTGGAGATTCATCTTGTCTTTTTGAGATTGCGTAACAGTAATCGGGCTAAATGTTAATTCAGTTATTGTGTGAGTAGTCGTAGCGGCGCTAAGATCAAACGCTTAACACGCTTAATCGTATCTGTTGCTACATTTGGCTTGGGAAGCAGTGGGTTCTGATATTTCACAGCCTTTCTTTTGCAtacatttacaaaaagaaaTCTCTGTGATTTACTTGAACTCCAGTGAACCGGAGTTCTTCAGAACCGCCTGCTGTTGAGGCTTCTTTGGGCCCGGCTGTCGTTCTTGAGCCAGAGGTGGATGTAAAGGACCAGAGTGGAGACCCAGagctctgccagaaacaagTCCTCAAGGTGAGTCCTCAAACT
Proteins encoded in this window:
- the axdnd1 gene encoding axonemal dynein light chain domain-containing protein 1, with the translated sequence MSASLGATSAPGSSRPDRGPDTGVSEQNFQVPAESANPELPPVISHAIPDELLLSLTSTLCSKGKPGPPGRHGKGCGIRRPDAVWHHQLGRRKYEYFLEQPTTLTGAGRDISFLCDAMVSQRKAAPLPPLTDKKGTKDSGVSESLVPEEYRIVKNKGLQSLEFYEDAFTVQLYDDERQLRLFPSLRPSGRQEVIQLMGMMDGMLLKAGIDQKSEELTELSQIEGLLELVQVEQNIYNIVFHEVIRQVSVDCAERGQLLAKVRQRYRSLLERIPSRLKALHTEAVAQRALGRRLTGEIHRIRTSIQQLSMELSRIRDHEAFASQQAKHAHQRLAEALEQTHTNSDVTQGYHELYELQRARLEAQLLRMTEERDYWSQVTFSLALKVISMKKLQLISQLHVIKQSWFKTAENVILYLASKDTADMDSIMGFTDQWKEQLTAFMSQLKKSEQAQCQQLGALQQGIARWHDFCTAQSNCSNPKYEKHLLDKIHADLKAWSNTSALLCERYQGEELLCCQETLRELERLQKTFLNASLQLFRRHASPHGDPPTDQQEIRELDRVLSENFKQLDMRVSGDDGTRRQISSLRGMIESWVSKLGRAIGQPERMSASDWLKLEEALCSWQSLTENTLQNVSHTQTDTAVENAFKQVQEFTASLSSFTDGETQRLGEEVGSIHMAQTRWMLELLLLVAPDHNEDQNPDRGHHISLQTLDESAKRLAEKVNNFSARITSSIKLILAEQMLQNTHEIEGENEMNECKKLQRECVDWVDTCLTLLLRVKGDRLADTTSHSDVPVSAADSTETLGQLTVHESPVVKLISFDGSIEEKKLVESSVHVNGTEVLVMSPVTDGAQRAFSDLTTVGLLQQELYDSERRVQRAEQRAMEAEDALQAALLRIQDLGRQLQGRPTLEPASIKAT